TTCTTCACCATAAAGCCTGGCATAATCAAATGCATTTAAACCATACGCTGTTCTCTCAAATGCTTTTGTCACCAGTTCTTTTGGGCGTATGGCCATTTGTGATAACACCCATTCAACCATCTCCTCGTTACCATGACGAATCGCCAAATGAAGCGCATTAAATCCAGCACCATCCTTAAAAAACAATCGTTCTGGTTCTTTAGCCATGGCTTGCACATTATGCAAAGCACCATTGTAGAATGCGTTTTTTAATAAAGTCAGCCAAGTTTCCGCCCTATAGCTATAGAACTCTTGCTCCAGCTTTTGCAGTAATATGAGTGCTGAGTTCCCTTTGGCACTCATGGCCGCGTTTAAAGCAAGCAGAAACTCGAGACGTCCGACGGCATGTTCATTCAGTTTACTCACTATTTCATAAACAAGATCATCCCTATCAGCATTTACCGCTTTTTCTAAGGCTTTGAGCAGTTGCTCCTGGCCTAGCTCATCATCCAAATCCTCAGGAAGAAAATATTGCAAACAAGTTAGAGTCGCGTTTTGATACAATAGATATTCGAAAAACGGATTGTTAATGAGCGCCCATTGCTCCTCTGCAGTAAACCTGCTTAATTGCGAAACAACCACATCTGCATCATTCACTTGTATGGCCAGAATGAGGCGCTCTATACGCTCATCCTCAAACTCGTTCGGGGGCGGTATGTTATCTGCGTTTATTCTTGCGCACTCTAATAATGATTTCCCTTCCCCATCCTTAATTAAAAAATGCAGTGATTGCACAGGGATGGTCGCGTCTAGTTCAACCAATGCTTTGCTTAATTCAATGTTTTCTTCGCCAATAACCTGAATGCCTGCTATTAAAAATCCTTGAGATTTATAAAAATCCGCAACTTCGAATAACTTATTCGTTAATTCATCGACAGAAAGTCCAGATAATTGACCCGTAGGATTATCCGCACTCAATAAATTCAAATCAAAGAGAGTCCAGGTTTTATGTGCTTGATCATAATGAAAGCCAACACCATGGCCATTCGCATTCAACATGAGAGGATATGGTTTGCCCGATTCTTGCGCTTTCTCCAAAATGGGCGTTAACCTGATTAAATAATCATTTAAGGTTGCTGGAGCAAACGCCCGCGTAACCCCATGGATTCGAGTCACTGCAGGATTTCGTTCGCCGCTAAAATCAGAAAAAAGTTTCAGTTTGGCTGCCATATCCATTTGACTTATTGCAACCTCCCCAACCAGACTAATGTCGGAATGAGACGTTAGCAGCATTTTCTGCATTTGAAAAAATGCTTCTATCTCAAGCAGTTGGTATTCTTTCTCAGTGATTGGCATACCATTTTTTACCTTGGTACGTACTGCCGTAATGCCTTCAATCAGTGCTGTAGGTGAATGAAAGTAGGTACTTAAGGTAATAAGTCGAGCCTCAAAAGAGGATAAATCACGAGCAAACATGGCATTCATCCACATCCCCACTCCGCCATAACAAAGCCCATGGGGAGCCGAAGCTGAAAACATTTCGGCCATCTTGCCTAAGATAGTATGAGAAAACATAAGACTATTTACCTTACAAAAGTGTTTACATATTATACACCAAATGGATCGTTTTATGGAAAAAAAGCATCTTATCCACAAAATCTGTGGATAAGTCTGTGTTTAGACGGTTGAATACCTTATAAACATAGGTTGTTCAAGAAGTGCATCGTTAATGCACACGATGAACCACTAAATAAACAACCTGTTTTTTAAAGCCTGTGCTATGCAATTCAAACCACATTAATAAACCATAGATTGAATACTCTGCCTGTTTATCGCCCTAGCATCTTTAATCGTTCCTCATAAGCTTCTTCTGCTTCCTCAGAGAGATCACTGACTCGTGTTAAAACTTCTGTTGGCAATTGCTGGAAGAAACTTAAGCCTTTGCCAGCCGCGCCTTCATGACGTATTTTATCAATCATCATCAGATTATTAATGGTTCTTGCTAACCGATATTCAGCTAAAATGGGCAATTGTGCGGGTGCAACAGCTCTTTGGCTCACCCGTTGGATGCCTCGTTCTGGTGTTTCTTGTTTAAATAAGACAGAATCGGCCAAATCCGTCTCAGTTAATGCAATGGCATAAGGTCCCACAAAAAATGAATCTCCATGAATGACATTCGCCCCTATTTTCATGGTAAATCCAAAAGGAATTTGAAATGCCGCAAAACTAAAGCGACCATCCCCTAAATTAACTCCAAGAATCAGTGCGCCACTACAATCGCGGGATAAGGGTGTAAACACATGAGCAAATGGATGGGTTTCAACAAACAAACCACCTCCCCCTGCTATATTCATTACGTATTGCTCAATATAATCTTTATCAAAATCATATTGCACCAAATAAAGCTCTTCCAATTCTTTATGAGCAACGGGGTCGATGGTCACAGGTTCTTTTAGAGAAATCAGCTCTGCTCCATAATGCTTTAAGAAAGATGGTGGAACAGCAAGCGCATTCATTTTAGGAATATCGACAAGTTTTATATCCTTAGGAATTAACAATACCCCTAACCCACCAAATACGCTGGCATCCCTGCCACTTCTTGCTGCTTCTACGGAGCGATGTTTCCAGGTTGCCTCAACAATTAATTCTTCTGGCTCTACGGGTTCAGCATCATAGCTGATGGGCAAATCATCCGCTTGCAGC
This genomic interval from Legionella oakridgensis ATCC 33761 = DSM 21215 contains the following:
- a CDS encoding ankyrin repeat domain-containing protein, encoding MFSHTILGKMAEMFSASAPHGLCYGGVGMWMNAMFARDLSSFEARLITLSTYFHSPTALIEGITAVRTKVKNGMPITEKEYQLLEIEAFFQMQKMLLTSHSDISLVGEVAISQMDMAAKLKLFSDFSGERNPAVTRIHGVTRAFAPATLNDYLIRLTPILEKAQESGKPYPLMLNANGHGVGFHYDQAHKTWTLFDLNLLSADNPTGQLSGLSVDELTNKLFEVADFYKSQGFLIAGIQVIGEENIELSKALVELDATIPVQSLHFLIKDGEGKSLLECARINADNIPPPNEFEDERIERLILAIQVNDADVVVSQLSRFTAEEQWALINNPFFEYLLYQNATLTCLQYFLPEDLDDELGQEQLLKALEKAVNADRDDLVYEIVSKLNEHAVGRLEFLLALNAAMSAKGNSALILLQKLEQEFYSYRAETWLTLLKNAFYNGALHNVQAMAKEPERLFFKDGAGFNALHLAIRHGNEEMVEWVLSQMAIRPKELVTKAFERTAYGLNAFDYARLYGEESLQKKILASVTSAFQTLTPTERANIPDFESQIIFPPNGIQRIWSNLINKLSQWFWSCVHYIADGFNRIKNAMVSIMKCASLPEEELMPGSTTAKISLTLAQGDRQTATTALKTSGFVQQELGVPIPHSEVLFKAMTFETKTQESESPHHDSRPGF